In Streptomyces violaceusniger Tu 4113, one DNA window encodes the following:
- a CDS encoding polyprenyl synthetase family protein — MTTAFPVLLGAYATTATAHQTAGETTATAAETTATAGEILGRCRELVRPALAETVGRLHPWVGEMAAYSFGWCDVGGTPAEGAGGKGVRQALAVLCAEAAGASGEAAVAGAVAVELVHTFSLLHDDIMDGDQTRRTRPTVWKAYGTGPAVLAGDALFALAVEALAAVPGAGAAAAVRRLSVALGDLVRGQADDLLFESRPWTGATAVGPEEYRRMAEHKTGALLGCAAALGAALAGAPESTAAALDRAGRHMGVAFQVADDLLGIWGDPAVTGKPVHRDLRQRKKTFPVLAALSARGPGASAAGQLATLLEESPDTPDDATTRRAADLIEQAGGRSAALAEADRHIAAVERCLDGLPLKPRASAELRTLLGFLARRDI, encoded by the coding sequence GTGACGACGGCGTTTCCCGTGCTCCTCGGGGCATACGCGACCACCGCGACCGCGCACCAGACCGCGGGCGAGACCACCGCGACCGCGGCCGAGACCACCGCGACCGCAGGCGAAATCCTGGGCCGCTGCCGGGAGTTGGTGCGCCCGGCACTGGCCGAGACGGTCGGCCGGCTGCACCCATGGGTCGGCGAGATGGCCGCGTACTCCTTCGGCTGGTGCGATGTGGGCGGTACGCCCGCCGAGGGGGCGGGCGGAAAGGGCGTGCGGCAGGCCCTGGCCGTGCTGTGCGCGGAGGCGGCCGGGGCATCCGGCGAGGCGGCGGTGGCCGGAGCGGTGGCGGTGGAGCTGGTGCACACCTTCTCGCTGCTGCACGACGACATCATGGACGGCGACCAGACCCGCCGCACCCGCCCCACCGTGTGGAAGGCGTACGGGACCGGCCCGGCCGTGCTCGCCGGTGACGCCCTGTTCGCGCTGGCCGTGGAGGCGCTGGCCGCCGTGCCCGGCGCCGGAGCCGCGGCCGCGGTGCGGCGGCTGAGCGTGGCTCTCGGCGACCTCGTCCGCGGCCAGGCGGACGACCTGCTCTTCGAGTCGCGCCCCTGGACGGGAGCTACGGCGGTGGGGCCGGAGGAGTACCGCAGGATGGCCGAGCACAAGACCGGCGCGCTGCTCGGCTGCGCCGCCGCCCTGGGCGCCGCGCTCGCCGGGGCGCCGGAGAGCACCGCGGCCGCCCTGGACCGGGCCGGACGGCATATGGGCGTGGCCTTCCAGGTGGCGGACGACCTGCTGGGCATCTGGGGCGACCCCGCGGTCACCGGCAAACCCGTCCACCGCGATCTGCGGCAGCGCAAGAAGACCTTCCCCGTGCTCGCCGCCCTGAGCGCCCGCGGCCCCGGCGCCTCGGCCGCCGGGCAGTTGGCCACGCTCCTGGAGGAGTCCCCGGACACCCCGGACGACGCCACCACGCGCCGGGCGGCCGATCTGATCGAGCAGGCCGGTGGCCGCTCCGCGGCCCTGGCGGAGGCCGACCGTCACATCGCCGCCGTGGAGAGGTGCCTGGACGGACTGCCGCTGAAGCCTCGGGCCAGCGCCGAGCTGCGCACCCTGCTGGGCTTCCTCGCGCGGCGCGACATCTGA
- a CDS encoding tetratricopeptide repeat protein, whose amino-acid sequence MYGKAFAPEYQGSLTTLSVNSSLVDVLAAGTEQLRAAERGGSPGEAARAGLAVAEAHRRLGQVGEADREWKASYRAARAAMDVGAMAWALWSGGTLARQRGALALAWRLLGLAAEFGERGGDIVVRGYSLAGMAETGRIQGDYEAVGALHERLLAEARKRGEARHTVWALEGIAQMHRNTGSYDSAYAMFQEAAEIAAGADDRRGHAWALRGMADIVSVRDGDVERALELLSGAELTCREMNLVSALAYNHKMRGNVFYRVGRYEEARAMYEQALEEFRDMSEPRGEGLARLGLIKSLARLGRDRARTDEDLSELAGVLERIGLRHARRMVDRAREEFGLTEVMEVTL is encoded by the coding sequence ATGTACGGCAAAGCATTCGCTCCTGAGTACCAGGGCTCCCTCACCACCCTGTCCGTGAACTCCTCGCTGGTCGACGTGCTGGCCGCGGGCACCGAGCAGTTGCGGGCGGCCGAGCGGGGCGGCTCCCCGGGCGAGGCGGCCCGCGCGGGGCTCGCGGTCGCCGAGGCGCACCGGAGGCTGGGGCAGGTGGGCGAGGCCGACCGCGAGTGGAAGGCCAGTTACCGGGCGGCCCGAGCGGCGATGGACGTCGGAGCGATGGCGTGGGCGCTGTGGAGCGGAGGCACGCTCGCCCGGCAGCGGGGCGCGCTGGCGCTGGCGTGGCGGCTGCTCGGACTCGCGGCCGAATTCGGCGAACGCGGCGGGGACATCGTCGTCCGTGGCTACTCGCTGGCCGGGATGGCCGAGACCGGCCGCATCCAGGGCGACTACGAGGCCGTGGGCGCGCTGCACGAGCGGCTCCTCGCCGAGGCACGGAAGCGCGGCGAGGCGCGGCACACCGTATGGGCGCTGGAGGGCATCGCCCAGATGCACCGCAACACCGGGTCGTACGACTCGGCCTACGCGATGTTCCAGGAGGCCGCGGAGATAGCCGCGGGCGCCGATGACCGGCGCGGACACGCATGGGCGCTGCGGGGCATGGCCGACATCGTCTCCGTACGCGACGGGGACGTGGAGCGTGCGCTGGAACTGCTCTCCGGGGCCGAACTGACCTGCCGCGAGATGAACCTGGTGAGCGCGCTCGCGTACAACCACAAGATGCGCGGCAATGTGTTCTATCGCGTGGGCCGTTACGAGGAGGCCCGTGCGATGTACGAGCAGGCACTGGAGGAGTTCCGCGACATGAGCGAGCCGCGCGGCGAGGGTCTCGCCCGGCTGGGGCTCATCAAGTCCCTGGCGCGGCTGGGCCGCGACCGGGCCCGGACCGACGAGGACCTGTCCGAACTGGCCGGTGTGCTGGAGCGGATCGGGCTGCGGCACGCCCGCCGGATGGTGGACCGTGCCCGGGAGGAGTTCGGCCTCACGGAGGTCATGGAGGTGACACTGTGA
- the hglS gene encoding 2-oxoadipate dioxygenase/decarboxylase → MISQWQLRAAFAARLSDMYGREVPAYTTLVDVSREVNEDVLRARGSDAERLGSIGRVTAERHGAIRVGTPQELGQVARVFGALGMHPVGFYDLREAAASAVPVVSTAFRPVDGEELARNPFRVFTSLLTTADPRFFDADLRSRLETFLAGRELFPPELLALADRAAAEHGLPEEDAERFLSLAVSAFELSPEPVDKVWYETLERISAVAADIGGVHSTHINHLTPRVLDIDELYRRMTDRGIQMIDTIQGPPAWKGPDVLLRQTSFRALDEPRAMRLADGSVTTGALRVRFGEVEARGIALTHDGRALYDRALTLVDHEVARHPGVDRGELARGVWEEHLPHTERELAAQGLGWFTYHVAPDRPRDGSRPPATIGELLERGWVRAEPIVYEDFLPRSAAGIFQSNLSGEGVRDNGQEGTAHDTAWLSGAIGRDVLDPFALYARQQNGSLAQVARELGLDGVLG, encoded by the coding sequence ATGATCAGCCAGTGGCAGCTACGCGCCGCCTTCGCGGCACGGCTCTCCGACATGTACGGCCGGGAAGTCCCCGCGTACACCACGCTCGTGGACGTCTCGCGCGAGGTCAACGAGGACGTGCTGCGGGCGCGGGGCTCCGACGCCGAGCGTCTGGGGTCCATCGGCCGGGTGACCGCCGAACGCCACGGCGCCATCCGGGTCGGAACACCTCAGGAGCTGGGGCAGGTGGCCCGCGTCTTCGGCGCGCTGGGCATGCACCCGGTCGGCTTCTACGATCTGCGCGAGGCCGCCGCCAGCGCGGTCCCCGTGGTCTCGACCGCCTTCCGCCCGGTGGACGGGGAGGAGCTGGCGCGCAACCCCTTCCGCGTCTTCACCTCCCTGCTCACCACCGCCGACCCGCGGTTCTTCGACGCCGACCTGCGCTCCCGGCTGGAGACCTTCCTGGCCGGCCGCGAGCTCTTCCCGCCGGAGCTGCTCGCCCTGGCCGACCGCGCGGCGGCCGAGCACGGACTGCCCGAGGAGGACGCCGAACGCTTCCTCAGCCTCGCCGTGTCCGCCTTCGAGTTGTCACCCGAGCCGGTGGACAAGGTCTGGTACGAGACCCTGGAGCGGATCTCCGCCGTCGCCGCGGACATCGGCGGCGTCCACAGCACCCACATCAACCACCTCACCCCGCGTGTCCTGGACATCGACGAGCTCTACCGGCGGATGACCGACCGCGGCATCCAGATGATCGACACCATCCAGGGGCCACCGGCCTGGAAGGGCCCCGACGTCCTGCTGCGCCAGACCTCCTTCCGCGCCCTCGACGAACCCCGCGCGATGCGCCTCGCGGACGGCAGCGTCACCACCGGCGCCCTGCGGGTGCGCTTCGGCGAGGTCGAGGCCCGCGGTATCGCCCTCACCCACGACGGCCGCGCCCTGTACGACCGGGCGCTCACCCTCGTCGACCATGAAGTGGCCCGCCACCCGGGGGTGGACCGGGGCGAACTGGCCCGCGGCGTATGGGAGGAACATCTGCCCCACACCGAACGGGAGCTGGCCGCCCAGGGGTTGGGCTGGTTCACCTACCACGTGGCACCGGACCGCCCGCGTGACGGCAGCCGTCCGCCCGCCACCATCGGCGAACTGCTGGAGCGGGGCTGGGTGCGGGCCGAGCCCATCGTCTACGAGGACTTCCTGCCCCGCTCCGCCGCCGGAATCTTCCAGTCCAACCTCAGCGGGGAGGGCGTACGCGACAACGGCCAGGAGGGCACCGCCCACGACACCGCATGGCTCTCCGGCGCCATCGGCCGCGATGTCCTGGACCCCTTCGCGCTCTACGCGCGGCAGCAGAACGGCTCCCTCGCGCAGGTCGCCCGCGAACTGGGGCTCGACGGCGTCCTGGGGTGA
- a CDS encoding DUF4186 domain-containing protein, whose amino-acid sequence MSDPTPDPSDPTPDLSDPTPDPSSPTPDSLDQRLETIARHPFRAKFHLRGRDRATAELSGPSTMRWHAYDLIAKRLAPAEPYKDGKQTPYRGHPVFVAQHATATCCRTCLERWHRIPKGRELSRAERAYVVGVICRWIEREVAAGGR is encoded by the coding sequence ATGTCCGACCCGACGCCCGACCCGTCCGACCCCACGCCCGACCTGTCCGACCCGACGCCCGACCCGTCCAGTCCGACACCCGACTCGCTTGACCAACGGCTGGAGACCATCGCGCGCCATCCCTTCCGTGCGAAGTTCCATCTGCGCGGTCGTGATCGGGCCACGGCCGAGCTGAGTGGCCCGTCGACGATGCGCTGGCACGCGTACGACCTGATCGCCAAGCGGCTGGCCCCCGCCGAGCCGTACAAGGACGGCAAGCAGACGCCCTACCGCGGCCACCCCGTGTTCGTCGCCCAGCACGCGACCGCCACCTGCTGCCGTACCTGCCTCGAGCGCTGGCACCGGATCCCCAAGGGGCGGGAGCTGAGCCGCGCGGAGCGGGCGTACGTGGTGGGGGTGATCTGCCGTTGGATCGAACGCGAGGTGGCGGCAGGCGGACGGTGA
- a CDS encoding class I SAM-dependent methyltransferase — MVDTQFSDRRLAALYDLFCPWDERGDFTFYLPLVMSARSVLDVGCGTGALLRRAREDGHEGRLCGLDPGVGMLEVARTCPDVEWVLGDLASVPGWSRAFDLVVMTGHAFQGLLGDDELRDALAAITTALTDDGRFVFETRNPLVREWEDWDVRYSGEVVDSTGAVVRCVCEVETPVRGDLVSATHTYTGAGWERPLLSRSTLRFLGPDALAGFLTEAGLVVAEQFGDWDRGPLTDTGPEIITVARRPRRQRD, encoded by the coding sequence ATGGTGGACACACAGTTCTCCGATCGCCGGCTGGCCGCGCTGTACGACCTGTTCTGCCCCTGGGACGAGCGCGGCGATTTCACGTTCTACCTGCCCCTGGTGATGTCCGCCCGCTCCGTTCTGGACGTGGGGTGCGGAACGGGCGCGCTACTGCGCAGGGCGCGGGAGGACGGGCACGAGGGGCGGCTGTGCGGGCTGGACCCCGGGGTGGGGATGCTGGAGGTGGCGCGGACGTGCCCTGATGTGGAGTGGGTGCTCGGTGACCTGGCCTCGGTGCCGGGGTGGAGCCGTGCGTTCGATCTGGTGGTGATGACCGGCCACGCCTTCCAGGGGCTTCTCGGCGACGACGAGTTGCGCGATGCGCTGGCCGCGATCACCACGGCGCTGACCGACGACGGCCGCTTTGTGTTCGAGACCCGCAATCCGCTGGTGCGGGAGTGGGAGGACTGGGACGTGCGGTACTCGGGCGAGGTGGTGGACTCCACCGGCGCCGTGGTGCGGTGCGTGTGCGAGGTGGAGACGCCGGTGCGGGGCGATCTGGTCTCGGCCACGCACACCTACACCGGCGCGGGCTGGGAGCGGCCCCTGCTGAGCCGCAGCACGCTGCGGTTTCTCGGCCCGGACGCGCTGGCGGGGTTCCTCACCGAGGCGGGGCTGGTCGTGGCGGAGCAGTTCGGGGACTGGGACCGCGGGCCGCTGACCGACACCGGCCCGGAGATCATCACCGTCGCCCGCCGCCCTCGCCGTCAGCGTGATTGA
- a CDS encoding GNAT family N-acetyltransferase translates to MYAIPLGEDGAELRPLEPWQAEEFLTHMDRGRESIGRYIALADAVSDLESARAFLQGYAAKAAADTGRIYGIWTDGKLVGGVLFRTMDINQGTAEAGCWLEPSAVGKGLVTRACRVIIDWAVEERGIHRVEWIAAAANEASIAVARRLGMTKDGVLRESNLHRGEWQDREIWSVLAPEWRANRKPS, encoded by the coding sequence ATGTACGCGATACCCCTGGGCGAGGACGGCGCGGAGCTGCGCCCGCTCGAGCCGTGGCAGGCCGAGGAGTTCCTTACGCACATGGACCGGGGACGGGAATCCATCGGGCGGTACATCGCGCTGGCGGACGCCGTCTCCGACCTGGAATCGGCCCGGGCCTTCCTCCAGGGATACGCGGCCAAGGCGGCGGCCGACACCGGGCGGATCTATGGCATCTGGACGGACGGCAAGCTGGTCGGTGGAGTCCTCTTCCGGACGATGGACATCAACCAGGGCACCGCGGAGGCGGGTTGCTGGCTGGAGCCCTCGGCGGTGGGCAAGGGGCTGGTGACCCGGGCCTGCCGCGTGATCATCGACTGGGCCGTCGAGGAGCGGGGCATCCACCGCGTGGAGTGGATTGCCGCCGCCGCGAACGAGGCCAGCATCGCCGTGGCCCGGCGGCTGGGGATGACGAAGGACGGTGTGCTGCGGGAGAGCAATCTGCACCGGGGCGAGTGGCAGGACAGGGAGATCTGGTCGGTGCTGGCACCGGAGTGGCGGGCGAACCGGAAGCCGTCCTGA
- a CDS encoding TetR/AcrR family transcriptional regulator, protein MDTRERLIASTRELLWERGYVGTSPKAIQERSGAGQGSMYHHFRGKPDLALAAISRSAEELRGRAEAEFGGPGTTVERISAYLRRERDALKGCPVGRLTQDPDVMADPDLRRPVEETFAWLTDRLAGLLAEGRANGELDTGLDPASTATALVAVLQGGYVLARAADSADVYARAMDGALGLLTAHVR, encoded by the coding sequence ATGGACACCCGGGAACGACTCATCGCAAGCACCCGCGAGCTGCTGTGGGAGCGCGGCTATGTGGGCACGAGCCCGAAGGCGATCCAGGAGCGATCCGGCGCGGGCCAGGGCAGCATGTACCACCACTTCCGCGGCAAGCCCGATCTGGCGCTCGCCGCGATCAGCCGCAGCGCCGAGGAGCTGAGGGGCAGGGCGGAGGCCGAGTTCGGCGGTCCCGGCACCACGGTCGAGCGGATCAGCGCCTATCTGCGGCGGGAGCGGGACGCCCTGAAGGGCTGCCCGGTCGGCCGCCTCACCCAGGACCCCGATGTGATGGCGGATCCTGACCTGCGCCGACCGGTCGAGGAGACCTTCGCGTGGCTCACCGACCGGCTGGCCGGGCTGCTGGCGGAGGGCCGGGCCAACGGTGAGCTCGACACCGGGCTCGACCCGGCGAGCACGGCCACCGCGCTGGTCGCGGTGTTGCAGGGCGGCTATGTGCTGGCCCGTGCCGCCGACTCGGCCGACGTGTATGCCCGGGCCATGGACGGAGCGCTCGGCCTGCTCACCGCCCATGTTCGGTGA
- a CDS encoding tautomerase family protein: MPFVRIDALRADPDRLDALGRAVHDALVETIGFPPNDRFQVLTSHDGVSGMLRYDDYLGVRRDDGIVYIALTMRSGRTPAQKQALYRRIAELAQEYAGTEPRNVFITLTENESADWSFGHGVAQYIDG, encoded by the coding sequence ATGCCCTTCGTCCGTATCGACGCACTGCGGGCCGACCCCGACCGGCTCGACGCGCTCGGCCGTGCCGTGCATGACGCCCTGGTGGAAACCATCGGATTCCCGCCCAACGACCGGTTCCAGGTCCTGACCAGCCACGACGGCGTCAGCGGCATGCTGCGCTACGACGACTACCTCGGTGTGCGCCGCGACGACGGCATCGTCTACATCGCGCTCACGATGCGCTCGGGACGCACACCGGCACAGAAGCAGGCGCTCTACCGGCGGATCGCCGAGCTCGCCCAGGAGTACGCGGGGACCGAGCCGCGGAACGTGTTCATCACCCTGACCGAGAACGAGTCGGCCGACTGGTCGTTCGGCCACGGGGTGGCGCAGTACATCGACGGATGA
- a CDS encoding membrane protein: protein MTKILLSLHVLAAIVAIGPVTVAASMFPPAARNAHAASAAAEGAADLGTVRLLHRICRVYAKMGLAVPVFGFATAAVMGVLGSGWLTASIALTAAAAGVLIAFVLPRQDELIDSLGGGKALERTDTAQLAMFTGAFNLLWATVTILMIVRPGSTTGA from the coding sequence ATGACCAAGATCCTGCTCTCCCTGCATGTCCTGGCCGCCATCGTCGCGATCGGCCCCGTCACCGTCGCGGCCAGCATGTTCCCGCCCGCGGCCCGCAACGCCCACGCTGCCTCTGCCGCCGCCGAGGGTGCGGCCGACCTGGGCACGGTCCGGCTGCTGCACCGCATCTGCCGCGTCTACGCCAAGATGGGCCTGGCCGTGCCCGTCTTCGGATTCGCCACGGCCGCCGTGATGGGCGTCCTCGGCAGTGGCTGGCTCACCGCCTCCATCGCCCTGACGGCCGCTGCCGCCGGCGTCCTGATCGCCTTCGTCCTGCCCCGTCAGGACGAGCTCATCGACAGCCTCGGTGGGGGCAAGGCCCTGGAGCGGACCGATACCGCCCAACTGGCCATGTTCACGGGCGCGTTCAACCTGCTGTGGGCGACGGTGACCATTCTCATGATCGTCCGCCCGGGCTCGACCACGGGAGCCTGA
- a CDS encoding lipoate--protein ligase family protein yields MHGEYKVPGGKLVVVDLDVHDGALRGVRVAGDFFLEPDEALHAIDQALEGAPADADTQALAARVEAGLPADTVMFGFSAEAVGIAVRRAVARATDWTDYDWQLIHEGPQDPALHMALDEVLTGEVAAGLRPPTLRVWEWDRPAVIIGSFQSLRNEVDPAGAGRHGVTVVRRISGGGAMFVEPGNTITYSLYVPQSLVSGLSFADSYAYLDDWVLGALGEMGVKAWYQPLNDIATEAGKVGGAAQKRIAAHGGAVLHHVTMSYDIDAAKMVEVLRIGREKLSGKGIASADKRVDPLRRQTGLPRPAVIDRMVASFRGRYGLTDGKVTDEESAAARLLAAGKFGSPEWTSRVP; encoded by the coding sequence ATGCACGGTGAGTACAAGGTGCCGGGCGGCAAGCTGGTCGTCGTGGATCTGGATGTCCACGACGGCGCGCTGCGCGGGGTGCGGGTCGCGGGCGACTTCTTCCTGGAACCGGACGAGGCGCTGCACGCCATCGACCAAGCCCTGGAGGGCGCGCCCGCCGACGCCGACACCCAGGCGCTCGCCGCCCGCGTCGAGGCGGGACTGCCCGCCGACACCGTGATGTTCGGTTTCTCCGCCGAGGCCGTGGGCATCGCGGTGCGGCGGGCGGTGGCCCGTGCCACCGACTGGACGGACTACGACTGGCAGCTCATCCATGAGGGGCCACAGGATCCGGCGCTGCATATGGCCCTGGACGAGGTGCTGACCGGTGAGGTGGCCGCCGGGCTGCGGCCCCCGACGCTGCGGGTGTGGGAGTGGGACCGTCCGGCCGTCATCATCGGCAGCTTCCAGTCGCTGCGCAACGAGGTCGACCCGGCGGGCGCCGGGCGGCACGGGGTGACGGTCGTCCGGCGGATCAGCGGCGGCGGAGCGATGTTCGTCGAACCGGGCAACACCATCACGTACTCGCTGTACGTACCCCAGTCGCTCGTCTCCGGCCTGTCCTTCGCCGACAGCTACGCATATCTGGACGACTGGGTGCTCGGCGCGCTGGGCGAGATGGGCGTCAAGGCGTGGTACCAGCCGCTGAACGACATCGCGACGGAGGCCGGGAAGGTCGGCGGGGCCGCCCAGAAGCGGATCGCGGCACACGGCGGTGCCGTGCTGCACCACGTGACCATGTCGTACGACATCGACGCCGCCAAGATGGTGGAGGTGCTGCGCATCGGGCGGGAGAAGCTGTCCGGCAAGGGCATCGCGAGCGCCGACAAGCGGGTGGACCCGCTGCGCCGCCAGACCGGGCTGCCGCGCCCGGCCGTCATCGACCGCATGGTGGCCTCGTTCCGCGGGCGGTACGGGCTCACGGATGGCAAGGTGACGGACGAGGAGTCGGCCGCGGCGCGGCTGCTGGCGGCCGGGAAGTTCGGCTCACCGGAGTGGACATCGCGGGTGCCGTGA
- the ligD gene encoding non-homologous end-joining DNA ligase has protein sequence MSDPLWALTPAERRLLRPVTHGHGLEGREPMLATLTHERFSDERWLYERKLDGERCVAVREGGRVDLFSRNGLSAASAYPELIDALTERATVDWVLDGEVVAFERGRTSFARLQPRMHISSPEQARRTGVTVYYYLFDVQAIGDHDVTALPLRRRKTLLRSLLTWSDPLRLTAYRYRDGETYYRHACAHGWEGLIAKRVDSSYQHGRSRDWLKFKCERRQELVIGGWTDPRRTRPGLGALLLGYYSDGDLVYAGKVGTGFDTRTLEALARRLTELRTPTCPFTRGAPPTGPGVNWARPELVAEIAFTEWTAEGRLRHPRFLGLRRDKPAREVVREEP, from the coding sequence GTGAGCGATCCACTGTGGGCCCTGACCCCCGCTGAGCGCCGACTGCTCAGGCCCGTCACCCACGGCCATGGGCTCGAAGGCCGCGAGCCGATGCTCGCGACCCTCACCCACGAACGCTTCTCCGACGAGCGCTGGCTGTACGAACGCAAGCTGGACGGCGAGCGCTGCGTCGCCGTCCGCGAAGGCGGCCGCGTCGACCTGTTCAGCCGCAACGGCCTCTCCGCCGCCTCCGCCTATCCCGAACTCATCGACGCCCTCACGGAGCGAGCCACGGTCGACTGGGTCCTCGACGGCGAGGTGGTGGCCTTCGAACGCGGACGCACCAGCTTCGCCCGCCTCCAGCCGCGGATGCACATCAGCTCCCCCGAGCAGGCCCGGCGCACCGGCGTCACCGTGTACTACTACCTCTTCGACGTCCAGGCCATCGGCGACCACGACGTCACCGCGCTGCCACTGCGCCGCCGCAAGACCCTGCTGCGCTCCCTGCTCACCTGGAGCGATCCGCTGCGTCTGACCGCGTACCGCTACCGCGACGGCGAGACCTACTACCGCCATGCCTGCGCACACGGATGGGAGGGGCTGATCGCCAAGCGCGTCGATTCCTCCTACCAGCACGGCCGCTCCCGCGACTGGCTCAAGTTCAAGTGTGAGCGGCGGCAGGAGCTGGTCATCGGCGGATGGACCGATCCCCGGCGCACCCGCCCCGGGCTCGGCGCCCTGCTCCTCGGCTACTACAGCGACGGCGACCTCGTCTACGCGGGCAAGGTCGGCACCGGCTTCGACACCCGCACCCTGGAAGCCCTCGCCCGACGGCTGACCGAGCTGCGCACCCCCACCTGCCCGTTCACCCGTGGCGCCCCGCCCACCGGGCCCGGGGTCAACTGGGCGCGCCCCGAACTCGTCGCCGAGATCGCCTTCACCGAGTGGACAGCCGAAGGCCGTCTGCGCCACCCCCGTTTCCTGGGGCTGCGCCGTGACAAACCGGCCCGCGAGGTCGTTCGCGAGGAGCCGTGA
- a CDS encoding TIGR03618 family F420-dependent PPOX class oxidoreductase, with protein sequence MTDLQEVDRIATADHHLAVVTTTRADCSVQASVVNAGVIGHPVSGEPVVAFVTYGRAKLAHLRARPRATVVFRAGWNWAAVEGRTEIAGPDDPFPGVDQERLRLLLREIFTAAGGAHDDWGAYDRVMAEQRRAAIFVHPERVYSN encoded by the coding sequence ATGACGGATCTTCAGGAAGTGGACCGCATCGCCACGGCCGACCACCACTTGGCGGTCGTGACGACGACGCGCGCCGACTGCTCGGTCCAGGCATCAGTGGTCAACGCCGGGGTCATCGGCCACCCGGTGTCCGGTGAGCCGGTGGTCGCCTTCGTCACCTACGGCCGCGCCAAACTCGCCCATCTGCGGGCACGACCACGGGCCACCGTGGTCTTCCGCGCCGGATGGAACTGGGCCGCCGTCGAGGGCCGCACCGAGATCGCGGGGCCCGACGACCCGTTCCCCGGGGTCGACCAGGAGCGTCTGCGGCTGCTGCTGCGCGAGATCTTCACCGCCGCGGGCGGCGCGCACGACGACTGGGGCGCCTACGACCGGGTGATGGCCGAGCAGCGCCGCGCCGCGATCTTCGTCCACCCCGAGCGCGTCTACAGCAACTGA